The Catenuloplanes niger genome includes a window with the following:
- a CDS encoding sensor histidine kinase, protein MILLALGALAVSALDWRLLAILPVLSYLAGRRRELGLPALTGLGGVLVLGTAVQAVRGAEVYTWLVWIAGVIGCALFPALLGSFRRLRAALERSGWEQAAQLEREQQAVAEQARLRERARIAQDMHDSLGHELSLIALRAGAFELAAGLTPEQRAAASGLRAGVTDAAERLSDIVGLLRDESDEVPLRPADERIEDLITRAAASGIPVSLHVDGPGSPSAPDVPGNAGSPHFADVAPVQYRAAYRVVQEALTNATKHAAGASVRVRLGRDGDEIAVTVRNTAGSAAPTVTALPHGGRGLTGLRERVGLAGGALRAGPLPDGGFEVAARLPVRSGPVVPPFDAEPAGFRRARRRARRGLMLALAVPTALIIVLVGALMAVYAQDSLSSHLPPDRFRAMQVGAHRDDVAGLLPARQVPERRDEAGPTPPAGSTCEYYRSAAGFLPAPFDVYRLCFRDGRLVAKDAFPAG, encoded by the coding sequence ATGATCCTTCTCGCTCTCGGTGCGCTCGCCGTCAGCGCGCTCGACTGGCGGCTGCTCGCGATCCTGCCGGTGCTGTCCTATCTCGCCGGCCGCCGCCGGGAGCTCGGCCTGCCCGCGCTCACCGGGCTCGGCGGCGTGCTGGTCCTCGGCACCGCGGTCCAGGCCGTCCGCGGCGCGGAGGTCTACACGTGGCTGGTGTGGATCGCCGGGGTGATCGGCTGTGCGTTGTTCCCGGCGCTGCTCGGCTCGTTCCGGCGGTTGCGGGCCGCGCTGGAGCGTTCCGGCTGGGAGCAGGCGGCGCAGCTGGAACGGGAGCAGCAGGCGGTCGCCGAGCAGGCCCGGCTGCGGGAGCGCGCGCGGATCGCGCAGGACATGCACGACTCGCTCGGGCACGAGCTGAGCCTCATCGCGTTGCGTGCCGGCGCGTTCGAACTGGCCGCCGGCCTGACACCGGAGCAGCGGGCGGCCGCGTCGGGACTGCGCGCCGGCGTGACGGACGCGGCCGAGCGGCTCAGCGACATCGTCGGTCTGCTGCGCGACGAATCCGACGAGGTCCCGCTGCGGCCGGCCGACGAGCGCATCGAGGACCTGATCACCCGCGCGGCCGCCTCCGGCATTCCCGTCTCGCTGCACGTGGACGGTCCCGGCTCGCCGAGCGCGCCGGACGTACCCGGGAACGCCGGTTCTCCGCACTTCGCTGACGTGGCCCCGGTGCAGTACCGGGCCGCGTACCGGGTGGTGCAGGAGGCCCTGACCAACGCGACCAAGCACGCGGCCGGCGCGTCGGTGCGGGTGCGGCTCGGCCGGGACGGCGACGAGATCGCCGTGACCGTCCGGAACACCGCCGGGTCCGCCGCGCCCACCGTGACCGCGTTGCCGCACGGCGGACGTGGGCTCACCGGTCTCCGGGAACGTGTCGGGCTGGCCGGTGGCGCGCTGCGGGCCGGTCCGCTGCCCGACGGCGGGTTCGAGGTGGCGGCGCGGCTGCCGGTGCGGTCCGGGCCGGTGGTGCCGCCGTTCGACGCGGAACCGGCCGGGTTCCGGCGCGCCCGGCGGCGAGCCCGGCGCGGGCTGATGCTGGCGCTCGCGGTGCCGACGGCGCTGATCATCGTGCTGGTCGGTGCGCTGATGGCGGTCTACGCCCAGGACAGCCTCAGCTCGCACCTGCCACCGGACCGGTTCCGGGCGATGCAGGTCGGTGCGCACCGCGACGACGTCGCCGGTCTGCTGCCGGCCCGCCAGGTGCCGGAGCGGCGCGACGAGGCCGGGCCGACGCCGCCGGCCGGGAGCACCTGCGAGTACTACCGGTCGGCCGCGGGTTTCCTGCCGGCGCCGTTCGACGTATACCGTCTGTGTTTCCGCGACGGCCGCCTCGTGGCCAAGGACGCGTTCCCCGCCGGCTGA
- a CDS encoding S8 family serine peptidase produces MTDHRPRVLDDRDYWYPDKLTGRRVELRAKPGEAVVTVTAGDLDRLTAHPAVRSLSRGADLRRGFAAVFVAPGRAAADLPGTDGVANSVPVLVDGDGLDRYFLPDELTVQFTDGVTDAGAQAVITALGSRILVRQRTPGYYTVAVPDGRALFATIRAFTDRAEVAFAEPSEVGFDDAQHVPADPDFGLLWGLRNTGQTVNGVAGTTGIDIGATVAWDVLRGDPDVIVTVIDTGADLDHPDLAANLLPRGNEDWDFADAADGSPDDADEHGTHVAGTAAGVENAVGVVGVAPRCRIMPLRIDLSAGLNQNRADAINYAAAQAAAFPDRRYVINCSWRTSGDHAGVRTAVQNAVAGNVVVVFAAGNDNTNTDVTPQYPGVYPEVIAVAALDQNGARATFSNFGTNVDVAAPGVNIWSSKPDDTHGFLNGTSMAAPHVAGLAALVWSAAPELSGAEIRAVVEDTCDSVDALNPGFAGQLGRGRVNAGRAVELAQFMAGYVPSLPAMS; encoded by the coding sequence ATGACCGATCACCGGCCTCGGGTGCTCGACGATCGGGACTACTGGTACCCGGACAAGCTCACCGGCCGCCGGGTGGAGCTGCGGGCCAAACCGGGCGAGGCCGTGGTCACCGTGACCGCGGGCGACCTGGACCGGCTCACCGCACACCCGGCCGTGCGGTCCCTCAGCCGCGGCGCCGACCTACGACGCGGGTTCGCCGCGGTGTTCGTCGCACCCGGCCGGGCCGCCGCGGACCTGCCCGGCACGGACGGCGTCGCGAACTCCGTGCCGGTGCTGGTGGACGGCGACGGGCTCGACCGGTACTTCCTGCCGGACGAGCTGACGGTGCAGTTCACCGACGGCGTGACCGACGCCGGCGCGCAGGCGGTGATCACGGCGCTGGGCAGCCGGATCCTGGTCCGCCAGCGCACCCCGGGCTACTACACCGTCGCGGTGCCGGACGGGCGGGCGCTGTTCGCCACGATCCGGGCGTTCACCGACCGCGCCGAGGTCGCGTTCGCGGAGCCGAGCGAGGTGGGTTTCGACGACGCGCAGCACGTGCCCGCCGACCCGGACTTCGGGCTGCTGTGGGGCCTGCGCAACACCGGGCAGACCGTCAACGGGGTGGCCGGCACGACCGGGATCGACATCGGCGCGACCGTGGCCTGGGACGTGCTGCGTGGCGACCCCGACGTCATCGTCACCGTGATCGACACCGGCGCGGACCTGGACCATCCCGACCTGGCGGCGAACCTGCTGCCGCGCGGCAACGAGGACTGGGACTTCGCCGACGCGGCCGACGGAAGCCCGGACGACGCCGACGAGCACGGCACCCACGTGGCCGGCACCGCCGCGGGCGTGGAGAACGCGGTCGGCGTGGTCGGCGTCGCACCACGGTGCCGGATCATGCCGTTGCGGATCGACCTGTCGGCCGGCCTGAACCAGAACCGCGCCGACGCGATCAACTACGCGGCCGCGCAGGCGGCCGCGTTCCCGGACCGCCGCTACGTGATCAACTGCAGCTGGCGGACCAGCGGTGACCACGCCGGCGTCCGCACCGCCGTCCAGAACGCGGTGGCCGGCAACGTGGTGGTGGTCTTCGCGGCCGGCAACGACAACACGAACACCGACGTCACCCCGCAGTACCCGGGCGTCTACCCGGAGGTGATCGCGGTGGCCGCGCTCGACCAGAACGGCGCCCGGGCCACGTTCTCGAACTTCGGCACGAACGTCGACGTGGCCGCGCCCGGCGTCAACATCTGGTCCAGCAAGCCCGACGACACGCACGGCTTCCTGAACGGCACGTCGATGGCCGCGCCGCACGTCGCCGGCCTGGCCGCGCTGGTCTGGTCCGCGGCGCCGGAGCTGTCCGGTGCCGAGATCCGCGCGGTCGTGGAGGACACCTGCGACAGCGTCGACGCGCTCAACCCCGGCTTCGCCGGGCAGCTCGGCCGGGGCCGGGTCAACGCCGGCCGCGCGGTCGAACTGGCCCAGTTCATGGCCGGTTACGTCCCGTCCCTTCCCGCCATGTCGTAG
- a CDS encoding helix-turn-helix transcriptional regulator, with the protein MAVVRASRLMNLVLLLQARGTLTAAQIAAELGVSERTVYRDVTALSGAGVPVYAEQGRAGGYRLVDGYRTRLTGMSPTEAEAVFLLGLPGPARDLGLGELVTAAHLKVVAALPASARAVQRFHLDVPGWFSDRAAPPLLAELATAVWRDLAVDLVYRTATRRVLPYGVILKAGVWYLLGRVGDDLRVYRVDRIGALTVTDQPFTRPPDFDLAAAWDERADAFVRGMLADTIEVRLHPDGVHALRWAVEPQAVTGMRVTGVDEHGWTRAHLPVESADVAYTQMLRLGPLVEVLAPAGLRDRLRVAATLTAALYR; encoded by the coding sequence ATGGCGGTCGTGCGCGCTTCCCGGCTGATGAACCTGGTGCTGTTGCTGCAGGCGCGGGGGACGCTGACCGCCGCGCAGATAGCCGCTGAGCTGGGCGTCTCCGAACGCACCGTGTACCGGGACGTCACCGCGCTCAGCGGCGCGGGCGTCCCGGTCTACGCCGAGCAGGGCCGGGCCGGCGGATACCGCCTGGTCGACGGCTACCGGACCCGGCTGACCGGCATGTCACCGACCGAGGCCGAGGCCGTGTTCCTGCTCGGCCTGCCCGGACCGGCCCGCGACCTCGGGCTCGGCGAGCTCGTCACGGCCGCGCACCTGAAGGTGGTGGCCGCGCTGCCCGCGTCCGCCCGCGCGGTGCAGCGCTTCCACCTCGACGTGCCCGGCTGGTTCAGCGACCGGGCCGCGCCGCCGTTGCTGGCCGAGCTGGCCACCGCGGTCTGGCGCGACCTCGCCGTCGACCTCGTCTACCGGACCGCGACACGGCGGGTGCTGCCGTACGGCGTGATCCTGAAGGCCGGTGTCTGGTACCTGCTCGGCCGCGTCGGCGACGACCTGCGCGTCTACCGCGTCGACCGGATCGGCGCGCTGACCGTGACCGATCAGCCCTTCACCCGGCCGCCGGACTTCGACCTGGCCGCCGCGTGGGACGAGCGCGCGGACGCGTTCGTGCGCGGCATGCTCGCGGACACGATCGAGGTGCGCCTGCACCCGGACGGCGTGCACGCGCTGCGCTGGGCCGTCGAACCGCAGGCCGTCACCGGGATGCGTGTGACCGGCGTCGACGAGCACGGCTGGACCCGCGCGCACCTGCCCGTGGAGTCGGCCGACGTCGCCTACACCCAGATGCTGCGCCTCGGCCCGCTCGTCGAGGTGCTCGCGCCCGCCGGGCTCCGCGACCGGCTGCGCGTGGCCGCGACGCTCACGGCCGCGCTCTACCGCTGA
- a CDS encoding ABC transporter permease gives MSLRRRAADVALGMRLSVAGGRAGWTRLALIAVGVGLGVAMLLITASIPTLVAARSARLAERAEAINFYHPVPRGDSTVLVAPADTDFAGRSIHGRLLQADGTSPVLPPGVTVMPKPGEMVVSPALAALLRSGDGALLRGRWDARTIGEIGPAGLAGPAELAVYLGTDRLTDDATRRVDRFGRPELDEGNDPTLVLLGAVGLAVLLVPVAVFVATAVRFGGETRDRRLAAIRLIGADADMTRRIAAGETLAGALLGLLTGTVGYVLVASVGGGLVPAGLSFYAADARPHPALAVLTALLVPSAAVLVTLATLRRVVVEPLGVVRHSADRRRRLWWRLILPAVGLALLWPIHDGIGDEDVGFEVPVLGGLIALLLGVALLLPWWVEATVRRLRGGSVAWELAVRRLQLDSGTAVRAVSGIAVSVAGAIALQGLMIAVQTQYTSDFGRSTADFQATVWPSDTDTDRWLRALRAAPGVTAVTTETTVAGTDVTNDQVVRLQIGDCTMLRQYAVIETCADGDTFVAAGSPATPGGVYALDGGDTRWTLPADAVTVPPLGNDLLGIAPHVLVTPAVLAGLRYESYRLEYYAALDPADPAAIEHLRNAAATVDPTARVSLISDTTITSVLTGIRQAMLVLATALLLLIGASMVVNLGEQLTARRRPLAILIAFGTRRSTLAASVLYQVAVPVLLGMVLAVLTGAGLGAILQTAASAPISFDYVGITLTTTAAVLVTFLTTAATLPLLWRLTTPDGLRTE, from the coding sequence ATGAGCCTGCGCCGCCGCGCCGCCGACGTCGCGCTCGGCATGCGGTTGTCCGTCGCCGGCGGCCGGGCCGGCTGGACCCGGCTGGCGCTGATCGCGGTCGGTGTCGGGCTCGGCGTCGCCATGCTGCTGATCACCGCCAGCATCCCCACGCTGGTCGCCGCGCGCAGCGCCCGGCTCGCCGAACGCGCCGAGGCGATCAACTTCTACCATCCCGTGCCGCGCGGCGACAGCACCGTGCTGGTCGCCCCCGCCGACACGGACTTCGCCGGCCGGTCGATCCACGGCCGGTTACTTCAGGCCGACGGCACCAGCCCGGTGCTGCCGCCCGGCGTCACCGTCATGCCGAAACCCGGCGAGATGGTCGTCTCCCCGGCGCTCGCCGCGCTGCTGCGCTCCGGCGACGGCGCGCTGCTGCGCGGCCGGTGGGACGCGCGCACGATCGGCGAGATCGGCCCGGCCGGGCTGGCCGGCCCCGCCGAGCTCGCGGTCTACCTCGGCACCGACCGGCTGACCGACGACGCCACGCGCCGCGTCGACCGGTTCGGCCGGCCGGAGCTGGACGAGGGCAACGACCCCACGCTCGTGCTGCTCGGCGCGGTCGGCCTGGCCGTGCTGCTCGTCCCGGTCGCGGTGTTCGTCGCGACCGCGGTCCGGTTCGGCGGCGAGACCCGCGACCGGCGGCTCGCCGCGATCCGGCTGATCGGCGCGGACGCGGACATGACCCGGCGGATCGCGGCCGGCGAGACGCTCGCCGGCGCGCTGCTCGGCCTGCTCACCGGCACCGTCGGCTACGTGCTCGTGGCGAGCGTCGGCGGTGGGCTCGTGCCGGCCGGCCTCAGCTTCTACGCCGCCGACGCCCGCCCGCACCCCGCGCTCGCGGTCCTCACCGCGCTGCTCGTGCCGTCCGCGGCCGTGCTGGTCACGCTCGCCACGCTGCGCCGCGTCGTGGTCGAGCCGCTCGGCGTGGTGCGGCACAGCGCCGACCGCCGCCGGCGGCTGTGGTGGCGGCTGATCCTGCCGGCCGTCGGCCTCGCGTTGCTCTGGCCGATCCACGACGGCATCGGCGACGAGGACGTCGGCTTCGAGGTGCCGGTCCTCGGCGGCCTGATCGCGCTGCTGCTCGGCGTCGCGCTGCTGCTGCCCTGGTGGGTCGAGGCCACCGTGCGCCGGCTCCGCGGCGGCAGCGTCGCATGGGAGCTGGCCGTCCGCCGGCTGCAACTGGACAGCGGCACCGCCGTCCGCGCGGTCTCCGGCATCGCGGTCTCCGTCGCCGGCGCGATCGCGCTGCAGGGCCTGATGATCGCGGTCCAGACGCAGTACACGTCCGACTTCGGCCGCAGCACCGCGGACTTCCAGGCCACCGTCTGGCCCAGCGACACCGACACCGACCGCTGGCTGCGCGCGCTCCGCGCCGCCCCCGGCGTCACGGCCGTCACCACCGAGACGACCGTGGCCGGCACCGACGTCACCAACGACCAGGTCGTCCGGCTCCAGATCGGCGACTGCACCATGCTCCGGCAGTACGCCGTCATCGAGACCTGCGCGGACGGCGACACGTTCGTCGCCGCCGGCTCGCCCGCCACGCCCGGCGGCGTCTACGCGCTCGACGGCGGCGACACCCGGTGGACACTGCCCGCGGACGCGGTCACCGTCCCGCCGCTCGGCAACGACCTGCTCGGCATCGCACCGCATGTCCTGGTCACCCCGGCCGTGCTCGCCGGCCTGCGGTACGAGTCGTACCGGCTGGAGTACTACGCGGCGCTCGACCCGGCCGACCCGGCCGCGATCGAACACCTGCGCAACGCGGCCGCCACCGTCGACCCGACCGCGCGGGTCAGCCTGATCAGCGACACCACCATCACGTCCGTCCTGACCGGCATCCGCCAGGCCATGCTCGTGCTCGCCACCGCGCTGCTGCTGCTCATCGGCGCCAGCATGGTCGTCAACCTCGGCGAGCAACTCACCGCCCGCCGCCGGCCGCTCGCGATCCTGATCGCGTTCGGCACCCGCCGCTCCACGCTGGCCGCGTCCGTGCTGTACCAGGTGGCCGTCCCGGTCCTGCTCGGCATGGTCCTGGCGGTCCTCACCGGCGCCGGTCTCGGCGCCATCCTCCAGACCGCCGCGTCCGCCCCGATCAGCTTCGACTACGTCGGCATCACGCTGACCACCACCGCAGCCGTCCTCGTCACGTTCCTCACCACGGCCGCCACCCTGCCGCTGCTCTGGCGCCTCACCACACCGGACGGCCTGCGCACCGAGTAA
- a CDS encoding ABC transporter ATP-binding protein: MSGLFENPIDPFPHDDRPLPRSVLRFLIDELRPLRALVAVAVTATVLCAALEVWLIAYAGRLVDSLAAGRPDTFWDARGAELVAVAALILLVRPALNLVSEALDDIAFRANARPLARWRMHRHVSRQSVGWFRDDFAGRIASWVRDGGDAAATAAYSVMHTLVHVVAYVVGSVWVMAAIDVRLLFPLGAWIVAYAVLAAVIVPRFRRASERLQDAESALTGLLVDAYANVDTLALLGAAGDRENGDREIFARARRAHLDLQRVEVTINSSMMALGGALLVGLVGYGIALWRTDAAPLGLVAAALALSFRITSMAEWLLDAVSSLFGAVGALDRALRTVAQPLAVRDRPGSTPLRVRGGAIMFSRVSHHYGRGAGGLDRLDLHVRAGERVGIVGRSGAGKSTLVGLLLRFHDAESGTITIDGTDVTAVTQESLRARIAMVTQEATLLHRSIRENIAGVAADEGRLREALDRASAGFVTALPGGLDAQVGERGVKLSGGQRQRIALARAFYRDAPILVLDEATSALDSEAEAAIHDTLDEVMRGRTVLAIAHRLSTIARMDRIVVLDAGRVVEQGTHAELLHRGGLYAGLWARQSGGFLGDDNGDNGGRARFPADEPGAVAAGAGDADRRADSR, encoded by the coding sequence GTGTCAGGACTCTTCGAGAACCCGATTGACCCCTTCCCGCACGACGACCGGCCGCTACCGCGAAGCGTGCTCCGGTTCCTGATCGATGAGCTGCGCCCACTGCGGGCGCTCGTCGCGGTCGCGGTCACCGCCACGGTGCTGTGCGCCGCGCTGGAGGTGTGGCTGATCGCGTACGCGGGCCGGCTCGTCGACTCGCTCGCCGCCGGCCGCCCGGACACGTTCTGGGACGCGCGCGGCGCCGAACTGGTCGCGGTCGCCGCCCTGATTCTGCTGGTCAGGCCCGCACTCAACCTGGTCAGCGAGGCGCTGGACGACATCGCGTTCCGGGCGAACGCGCGTCCGCTGGCCCGCTGGCGGATGCACCGCCACGTCTCCCGGCAGTCGGTCGGCTGGTTCCGGGACGACTTCGCCGGGCGGATCGCCAGCTGGGTCCGCGACGGCGGTGACGCGGCCGCGACCGCCGCGTATTCCGTCATGCACACGCTGGTCCACGTGGTCGCCTACGTCGTCGGGTCGGTGTGGGTGATGGCCGCGATCGACGTGCGGCTGCTGTTTCCGCTCGGCGCCTGGATCGTGGCGTACGCGGTGCTGGCGGCCGTGATCGTGCCGCGTTTCCGGCGGGCGTCGGAGCGGCTGCAGGACGCCGAGTCGGCGTTGACCGGCCTGCTCGTCGACGCGTACGCGAACGTCGACACGCTCGCGCTGCTCGGTGCGGCCGGCGACCGGGAGAACGGCGACCGGGAGATCTTCGCCCGCGCCCGGCGGGCCCACCTGGACCTGCAGCGCGTCGAGGTGACGATCAACAGTTCGATGATGGCGCTCGGTGGCGCGCTGCTCGTCGGGCTGGTCGGGTACGGCATCGCGCTGTGGCGTACCGACGCGGCGCCTCTGGGTCTGGTCGCGGCCGCTCTCGCGCTCAGCTTCCGGATCACGTCGATGGCCGAATGGCTGCTGGACGCCGTGTCGTCGCTGTTCGGGGCCGTGGGCGCGCTCGACCGTGCGCTGCGGACCGTCGCGCAGCCGCTCGCGGTCCGGGACCGGCCGGGGTCGACGCCGCTGCGGGTGCGGGGCGGCGCCATCATGTTCAGCCGGGTCAGTCACCACTACGGGCGCGGGGCCGGCGGCCTCGACCGGCTCGACCTGCACGTGCGCGCGGGGGAGCGGGTCGGGATCGTGGGCCGGTCCGGTGCGGGCAAGTCCACGCTGGTCGGGCTGCTGCTGCGATTCCACGACGCGGAGTCCGGCACGATCACGATCGACGGCACCGACGTCACGGCCGTCACCCAGGAGAGCCTGCGCGCCCGGATCGCCATGGTCACGCAGGAGGCCACGCTGTTGCACCGCTCGATCCGCGAGAACATCGCCGGTGTCGCCGCGGACGAGGGCCGGCTGCGTGAAGCGCTCGACCGGGCGTCCGCCGGTTTCGTGACCGCGCTGCCCGGCGGGCTGGACGCGCAGGTCGGTGAGCGCGGCGTGAAACTCTCCGGCGGGCAGCGGCAGCGGATCGCGCTGGCCCGCGCGTTCTATCGGGACGCGCCGATTCTGGTGTTGGACGAGGCCACGTCCGCGCTCGACTCGGAGGCGGAGGCCGCGATCCACGACACGCTCGACGAGGTGATGCGCGGCCGTACCGTGCTGGCGATCGCGCACCGCCTCTCCACGATCGCCCGGATGGACCGGATCGTGGTCCTCGACGCGGGCCGGGTCGTGGAGCAGGGCACGCACGCGGAGCTGCTGCACCGCGGCGGCCTCTACGCCGGCCTGTGGGCCCGCCAGTCCGGCGGATTCCTGGGCGACGACAACGGCGACAATGGCGGTCGTGCGCGCTTCCCGGCTGATGAACCTGGTGCTGTTGCTGCAGGCGCGGGGGACGCTGACCGCCGCGCAGATAGCCGCTGA
- a CDS encoding SDR family oxidoreductase: protein MEHTLEGRVALVAGATRGAGRGIAVELGAAGATVYVTGRSTRAARSEMDRPETIEETAELVTAAGGTGVPVRVDHLVPDEVRALVARIEAEQGRLDVLVNDIWGGEMLFSWTDRLWEHSLDDGMRILRLAIDTHIVTSHVALPLLLRTPGGLVVEMTDGTADYNRDHYRVSFFYDLAKTSVLRMAYAQAQEIGPLGATAVALTPGWMRSEIMLEHFGVTEPTWRDALAREPHFAISETPRFTGRAVAALAADPDRARWNGTSLSSGGLARVYGFTDVDGSRPDAWRYLVEVQDPGRPADVTGYR from the coding sequence ATGGAACACACGCTGGAAGGCAGGGTCGCGCTGGTCGCCGGCGCGACCCGGGGTGCCGGGCGGGGCATCGCGGTCGAGCTGGGCGCGGCCGGGGCGACGGTCTACGTGACCGGCCGCAGCACGCGCGCGGCACGTTCGGAGATGGACCGGCCCGAGACGATCGAGGAGACCGCGGAACTGGTCACCGCGGCCGGCGGCACCGGCGTCCCGGTCCGGGTCGATCACCTGGTGCCGGACGAGGTGCGCGCGCTGGTCGCCCGGATCGAGGCCGAGCAGGGCCGGCTGGACGTGCTGGTCAACGACATCTGGGGCGGTGAGATGCTGTTCAGCTGGACGGACCGGCTGTGGGAGCACTCGCTCGACGACGGGATGCGCATCCTCCGGCTGGCGATCGACACGCACATCGTCACCAGCCACGTCGCGCTGCCGCTGCTGCTGCGCACGCCGGGCGGGCTGGTCGTCGAGATGACCGACGGCACCGCCGACTACAACCGCGACCACTACCGGGTCTCGTTCTTCTACGACCTGGCCAAGACGTCCGTGCTGCGGATGGCGTACGCGCAGGCGCAGGAGATCGGCCCGCTCGGTGCGACCGCGGTCGCGCTCACCCCGGGCTGGATGCGCTCCGAGATCATGCTCGAGCACTTCGGCGTGACGGAGCCGACCTGGCGGGACGCGCTCGCCCGGGAACCGCACTTCGCGATCTCGGAGACACCGCGGTTCACCGGACGGGCCGTCGCCGCGCTCGCCGCCGACCCGGACCGGGCACGCTGGAACGGCACGTCGCTGTCCAGCGGTGGCCTGGCGCGGGTCTACGGCTTCACCGACGTCGACGGCAGCCGCCCGGACGCGTGGCGCTACCTCGTCGAGGTGCAGGACCCAGGCCGGCCGGCGGATGTCACGGGCTACCGCTGA
- a CDS encoding TIGR03086 family metal-binding protein: MQLHEVLRTAFADTARVVHGVTPEQLGAPTPCADWDVRALTNHLLQVAAALSLAGRRLPVPAELWGRDLMTADAPGDRFDDDRRAALEGWSEPSAWDATVDVGGMPMPAPAAVSMLVSDLAIHGWDLAQATGQGYACAPPVARVTRDFVAGSAEQGRRMGIYAAPQPVADGTDVFAEALALSGRARP; this comes from the coding sequence ATGCAACTTCACGAGGTACTTCGTACCGCCTTCGCGGACACCGCGAGGGTGGTGCACGGCGTCACGCCGGAGCAGCTCGGTGCGCCGACGCCGTGCGCGGATTGGGACGTGCGGGCGCTGACCAACCATCTGCTGCAGGTCGCCGCCGCGCTCAGCCTGGCCGGCCGGCGGCTGCCGGTGCCGGCGGAGCTGTGGGGACGGGACCTGATGACCGCGGACGCGCCGGGGGACAGGTTCGACGACGACCGGCGCGCGGCGCTGGAGGGCTGGTCGGAACCGTCGGCGTGGGACGCGACCGTGGACGTGGGCGGGATGCCGATGCCGGCCCCGGCCGCCGTGTCGATGCTGGTCAGCGACCTGGCGATCCACGGCTGGGATCTGGCGCAGGCGACCGGCCAGGGGTACGCGTGCGCGCCCCCGGTCGCGCGGGTGACGCGGGACTTCGTGGCCGGGTCGGCGGAACAGGGACGACGGATGGGCATCTACGCGGCACCGCAGCCGGTCGCGGACGGCACGGACGTGTTCGCGGAGGCGCTGGCGCTCAGCGGTAGAGCGCGGCCGTGA
- a CDS encoding ABC transporter ATP-binding protein: protein MTLLTASDLRLSFGPTTALDGASLTVHAGEILALMGPSGSGKSTLLHCLAGILRPESGTVAFDGRELAAMTDAARSELRRTAFGFVFQFGQLVPELTCLENVALPLRLSGTGRRAAHAEAATWLDRLEVADLAGKRPGQVSGGQGQRVAVARALVTRPRVVFADEPTGALDSLNGERVMRLLTTAARDTGAAVVLVTHEARVAAYSDREAIVRDGRVREQEFAG, encoded by the coding sequence ATGACGCTGCTGACCGCGTCGGACCTGCGCCTGAGCTTCGGCCCGACCACGGCGCTGGACGGCGCCTCGCTGACCGTGCACGCCGGGGAGATCCTCGCGCTGATGGGACCGTCCGGTTCCGGCAAGTCCACGCTGCTGCACTGCCTGGCCGGCATCCTCCGCCCGGAGTCCGGCACGGTCGCGTTCGACGGCCGGGAGCTGGCCGCGATGACCGACGCCGCGCGCAGCGAGCTGCGGCGCACCGCCTTCGGGTTCGTGTTCCAGTTCGGTCAGCTGGTGCCCGAGCTGACCTGCCTGGAGAACGTGGCGCTGCCGCTGCGACTGTCCGGCACCGGCCGCCGCGCCGCGCACGCCGAGGCCGCGACCTGGCTGGACCGGCTGGAGGTCGCCGACCTGGCCGGCAAACGCCCCGGCCAGGTCTCCGGCGGGCAGGGGCAGCGCGTCGCGGTCGCACGGGCGCTGGTCACCCGGCCCCGCGTGGTCTTCGCGGACGAGCCGACCGGCGCGCTCGACTCGCTCAACGGCGAGCGCGTCATGCGGCTGCTCACCACGGCCGCCCGTGACACCGGCGCGGCCGTGGTGCTGGTCACGCACGAGGCACGCGTCGCGGCCTACTCCGACCGGGAGGCGATCGTCCGCGACGGCCGGGTCCGCGAGCAGGAGTTCGCCGGATGA
- a CDS encoding SCP2 sterol-binding domain-containing protein, whose product MSALEQIRKSPSMAEFCDPLPRLIDAGTADLSRSFRRFGELAGPGQREPVTLGFHLVDATRYWRLRLGPDGATVSEETPDDVTPPRPEIEVITDERTWRDIAEGTLAPMAAVIAGRMRFRGDVAGARLVVRRLRR is encoded by the coding sequence ATGAGCGCACTGGAGCAGATACGCAAATCCCCGTCGATGGCCGAGTTCTGTGACCCGCTGCCGCGTCTGATCGACGCGGGCACGGCCGACCTGTCCCGCAGCTTCCGCCGGTTCGGTGAGCTCGCCGGGCCCGGTCAGCGGGAGCCGGTCACGCTCGGCTTCCACCTCGTCGACGCCACCCGGTACTGGCGGCTGCGGCTCGGCCCGGACGGTGCCACGGTGTCCGAGGAGACCCCGGACGACGTCACCCCGCCACGGCCGGAGATCGAGGTCATCACGGACGAGCGGACCTGGCGGGACATCGCCGAGGGCACGCTCGCCCCGATGGCCGCGGTCATCGCCGGCCGGATGCGCTTCCGCGGCGACGTGGCCGGCGCCCGTCTCGTCGTGCGCCGGCTGCGGCGCTGA